From Gadus morhua chromosome 14, gadMor3.0, whole genome shotgun sequence:
GGCAGGCTGCCGCTGTCCCTGTACCGCACCGTGCAGCACTACGAGGAGGACGAGATCCGCCAGAAGGTCTTTAAGAGTTTTCTTTGGTGATCTTTCACAATAGTAAAGAAATACATTTGTATGAGGCCCCTATTATACTCTTTTTTTTGATGATTAGTCAAAACAAGCCCTTTCATAAACGACCCTTGTGTGACATTTAAACTGTGAGTGTTCCTCCAGATTTATGATGTGTAAAGCCTACTAAGTGGGTACAAAACGACCACTTGTGACGTCAATAGGGGCTGCCTCTTGAAATGGCTTATAATAGCATAAATTATACCTGGTGTTGAAACTTTAGGCGCTCTTTAAATGGCTGCATATGAATGTTGTTAACATCCCTTTCTTCCAAACCATCAGCTTGTGAAGGAAGGTCCAAGCTGCCTTAAACCTAAGATGCTGTGCTGCTGCCCGCTGTGGCACTTCATCCTCTCTGTCCTGATTACCATGGTGATCATCTGCGTGGGCCTGGGGCTGTTCGGCTTCCccgaggagggggacgagggcATGGGCCAGGTCAATGGGACAACCACCAATCATATGGGTGTCGGTGAGGGCGTGGCCCTTGCAGCGCTTGGCGTTCCTGCTGCAAGCGCGGGCAAGTTCATGGTTGACCTGGCGAAGAACCTTCTGCACAGCCAGAAAAGCAGACTCAACAGCATCATGGACAACGTACAGGTGAGCCGCCAGCTTGGCTTCATGCACGAGGTGCGGAAGGAAATATGGCTTCTGTCCAACTTCATCCACTTCATGGAGCTGTTCGAGGGCCGGCGGATCCGCATCGTGATAAGGATCACAAACCTTGACCGCTGCAGCCCGACGAAGATCGTGTCGGTCCTGGAAGCCATCAACATCCTGCTCTCAGACCAGGGGAGTCCCTTCTTTCTAATCCTGGCTGTCAACCCGGAAGTGATCGTGCAGAAAGTGAACTTTGCTGATGGCTGCTTGTGTCGCGAGGACCGAGCGTATGCCTTTTTGAACCGCATCGTTACTCTCTCCTTCACCATCCCACCGCTGACGGAGGAATCCAAACGCAAGGTGTTGAAAGGCCTCACCCACAAATCAGACGTGATTCTGACCGGGACACACAGGCGCAAACACAGACTGTGTTGCAGAAAATCAACGCAAGACCATGAGTCTTCCCTAGAGGACATCCTCACACCACTGATATATACAACGAGGGAATCCacggagggggtggaggaggaaataGAGAACCTTGTCACCATTGCCTTCGAAAGCTTCACGAGTGACGGGGGCAGGCTGAAGAAATACATCTTGGACGACAGCATGTCCATGAGGCGGGTGATCAACTCCATTCGGATGACGGTGACCATCATGAAATATCTGAAAGCCGAGGTTCCTCCACCAGAGGACATTGCGGCCTGGGTGGTGTTGGCCAACTACTGGCCCTGCCGTCTCAGCTGGCTCCTCAACTGTGTGGAAGACGACCAGCAGAGAATAGAGATCGACGGGGGCAAAGTGTCGTACAGTGAGGACTCTAAGGCCCTGTGGCAGGTCTTCGAGGAGTCCAGGGTGGAGCTCTACATGATCAGAGAACAGATCGAAGATCTCCTGGAGCAGGACAGCGATCCAGAGACCTTTGAAATGCTTCTGAAGATCGACTTCCCGTTCACTATAAAGGATATTGAGGCGTTTGCGGCGGCGACGGTGAACCTTGACCTCACGATAAGAAAGGAGCTGGGTCAGATCAGAGGGGTCTCCAAGCTCAAGGAATCCGGGTGGACTGGCCCCGTCGTGCCGCTGCCTATCAAATCCATCATCAACATGAGCGTTGAGAAGGTTTGTTCAGAGGTAAGCTGCTAACACTGAGTTAGgatcattcattatcattaggAAATAATGGCATAGTCACCAAAATGATTTAAACCCACTACATAGACATTATATCAACTCTGatcaataattaattaattaattaacaaaccCTTTCTCCTactc
This genomic window contains:
- the nkpd1 gene encoding NTPase KAP family P-loop domain-containing protein 1; this translates as MSFKDDLYAYTLSKTLTTVSSPTTVGLYSSCPDRINLILQRTQVHMDREATRREQLLAYGSSRPCSVKPSLSGLLSLLFKLLFYRPAWAEDHHQEHMRFVHVHFSAWHFAGSDLLWAGLVLRLCHAMQVHFGRLPLSLYRTVQHYEEDEIRQKLVKEGPSCLKPKMLCCCPLWHFILSVLITMVIICVGLGLFGFPEEGDEGMGQVNGTTTNHMGVGEGVALAALGVPAASAGKFMVDLAKNLLHSQKSRLNSIMDNVQVSRQLGFMHEVRKEIWLLSNFIHFMELFEGRRIRIVIRITNLDRCSPTKIVSVLEAINILLSDQGSPFFLILAVNPEVIVQKVNFADGCLCREDRAYAFLNRIVTLSFTIPPLTEESKRKVLKGLTHKSDVILTGTHRRKHRLCCRKSTQDHESSLEDILTPLIYTTRESTEGVEEEIENLVTIAFESFTSDGGRLKKYILDDSMSMRRVINSIRMTVTIMKYLKAEVPPPEDIAAWVVLANYWPCRLSWLLNCVEDDQQRIEIDGGKVSYSEDSKALWQVFEESRVELYMIREQIEDLLEQDSDPETFEMLLKIDFPFTIKDIEAFAAATVNLDLTIRKELGQIRGVSKLKESGWTGPVVPLPIKSIINMSVEKVCSELESLHPNSDYAKVVRENDLNGLALVFGDVDQLKLLFPMTLGQWTAFRLRFWGFSSVRRQTPSQSPCLRRPHHEPPSQPS